A DNA window from Sphaeramia orbicularis chromosome 22, fSphaOr1.1, whole genome shotgun sequence contains the following coding sequences:
- the dpysl5a gene encoding dihydropyrimidinase-related protein 5a isoform X1, which yields MRAIAMSSSSANARILIKGGKVVNDDCTQEADVYIENGIIQQVGKELMIPGGAKVIDASGKLVLPGGIDTSVHLEESFMNATTMDDFYSGTKAALAGGTTMVIGHVLPEKNESLMEAYEKCRSSADSKTCCDYALHVGVTWWGPKVRAEMEKLVREKGVNSFQMFMAYKDMYMLRDSELFQVLQHCKDIGAVARVHAENGELVAEGAKEALDLGICGPEGIEISRPEELEAEATHRAITIANRAHCPVYLVNVSSMSAGDVVATAKMQGKVVQGETTTAHSVLNGMQYYHQDWAHAAAHVTVPPLRLDPSTPNFLMSLLGNDTLNVVGSDHRPFTTKQKAMGKDDFTKIPHGLPGIQDRMSVIWEKGVIGGKMDENRFVAVTSSNAAKIYNLYPRKGRIIPGADADVVVWDPEGSKTISVDNQVQAGDINLYEGLRCHGVPLVTISRGRLVYENGMFTCAEGSGKFCPLRTFPDYLYKKMVQREKCQMMKAVEREPYNGDVAVVNSGKRDFGASDLDTPSRPTTRHGGMRDLQESSFSLSGAQIDDNIPKRSSARILAPPGGRSSGIW from the exons ATGAG AGCTATAGCCATGTCCTCCAGCTCAGCAAACGCACGGATCCTGATAAAGGGTGGCAAGGTGGTGAACGACGACTGCACCCAGGAGGCGGATGTCTACATTGAGAACGGCATCATCCAGCAGGTGGGGAAGGAGCTGATGATCCCAGGAGGGGCCAAGGTCATCGACGCGTCTGGGAAACTAGTCCTGCCTGGAGGCATTGACACCAGTGTTCACCTGGAGGAGAGTTTCATGAACGCCACTACGATGGACGACTTCTACAGCGGCACTAag GCTGCTTTAGCCGGTGGAACAACAATGGTCATTGGTCACGTTTTGCCAGAGAAGAACGAGTCTTTAATGGAAGCCTATGAGAAGTGCCGCAGCTCGGCAGATTCCAAAACCTGCTGCGACTACGCTCTGCATGTGGGAGTGACTTGGTGGGGTCCCAAG GTGCGAGCAGAGATGGAAAAGCTGGTGAGAGAAAAAGGAGTGAACTCCTTTCAGATGTTCATGGCCTATAAGGACATGTACATGCTGAGGGACAGCGAGCTCTTCCAGGTTCTGCAGCACTGTAAGGACATCGGCGCTGTAGCCAGGGTTCACGCTGAGAACGGGGAGCTAGTGGCAGAG GGTGCAAAGGAAGCACTGGACCTGGGCATCTGTGGTCCTGAGGGGATTGAAATCAGCAGACCTGAAGAG CTGGAAGCAGAAGCAACCCACAGGGCAATTACCATTGCCAATAGG GCCCATTGTCCAGTCTACCTTGTGAATGTGTCCAGCATGTCTGCAGGAGATGTGGTGGCTACAGCAAAAATGCAGG GTAAGGTGGTCCAAGGGGAAACCACCACCGCCCACAGCGTTCTGAATGGTATGCAGTACTACCATCAGGACTGGGCTCATGCTGCCGCCCATGTCACTGTGCCTCCCCTCCGCCTCgacccaagtacccccaactttcTCATGAGCCTTCTGGGAAA TGACACTCTGAATGTCGTGGGGTCCGACCACCGTCCGTTCACCACCAAACAGAAAGCTATGGGCAAGGATGATTTCACAAAGATCCCCCATGGGCTCCCTGGAATCCAGGACCGCATGAGTGTCATCTGGGAGAAAGGAGTG ATCGGAGGTAAAATGGATGAAAATCGCTTTGTGGCGGTCACCAGTTCAAATGCGGCCAAGATCTACAACCTTTACCCCAGGAAAGGCAGGATCATCCCAGGAGCAGATGCTGATGTGGTGGTCTGGGACCCTGAGGGATCCAA AACCATCTCTGTGGATAATCAGGTCCAGGCAGGTGACATAAACCTGTATGAGGGTCTTCGTTGTCACGGCGTCCCCTTGGTCACCATCAGCCGTGGCCGTCTGGTCTATGAAAACGGCATGTTTACGTGTGCTGAAGGCTCTGGAAAGTTTTGTCCACTGAGAACCTTCCCAGATTACCTCTACAAGAAGATGGTTCAGAGGGAAAAG TGCCAGATGATGAAAGCTGTGGAGAGAGAACCATACAATGGAGATGTGGCAGTGGTGAACTCAGGAAAGAGGGACTTTGGGGCTTCAGACCTGGATACTCCATCCCGTCCCACAACCCGGCACGGAGGCATGAGGGATCTCCAGGAGTCCAGCTTCAGCCTCTCTG GTGCTCAGATCGATGACAACATTCCAAAGAGATCCTCGGCCAGGATCCTCGCTCCGCCTGGTGGAAGATCCAGTGGGATCTGGTAA
- the dpysl5a gene encoding dihydropyrimidinase-related protein 5a isoform X2 — protein sequence MSSSSANARILIKGGKVVNDDCTQEADVYIENGIIQQVGKELMIPGGAKVIDASGKLVLPGGIDTSVHLEESFMNATTMDDFYSGTKAALAGGTTMVIGHVLPEKNESLMEAYEKCRSSADSKTCCDYALHVGVTWWGPKVRAEMEKLVREKGVNSFQMFMAYKDMYMLRDSELFQVLQHCKDIGAVARVHAENGELVAEGAKEALDLGICGPEGIEISRPEELEAEATHRAITIANRAHCPVYLVNVSSMSAGDVVATAKMQGKVVQGETTTAHSVLNGMQYYHQDWAHAAAHVTVPPLRLDPSTPNFLMSLLGNDTLNVVGSDHRPFTTKQKAMGKDDFTKIPHGLPGIQDRMSVIWEKGVIGGKMDENRFVAVTSSNAAKIYNLYPRKGRIIPGADADVVVWDPEGSKTISVDNQVQAGDINLYEGLRCHGVPLVTISRGRLVYENGMFTCAEGSGKFCPLRTFPDYLYKKMVQREKCQMMKAVEREPYNGDVAVVNSGKRDFGASDLDTPSRPTTRHGGMRDLQESSFSLSGAQIDDNIPKRSSARILAPPGGRSSGIW from the exons ATGTCCTCCAGCTCAGCAAACGCACGGATCCTGATAAAGGGTGGCAAGGTGGTGAACGACGACTGCACCCAGGAGGCGGATGTCTACATTGAGAACGGCATCATCCAGCAGGTGGGGAAGGAGCTGATGATCCCAGGAGGGGCCAAGGTCATCGACGCGTCTGGGAAACTAGTCCTGCCTGGAGGCATTGACACCAGTGTTCACCTGGAGGAGAGTTTCATGAACGCCACTACGATGGACGACTTCTACAGCGGCACTAag GCTGCTTTAGCCGGTGGAACAACAATGGTCATTGGTCACGTTTTGCCAGAGAAGAACGAGTCTTTAATGGAAGCCTATGAGAAGTGCCGCAGCTCGGCAGATTCCAAAACCTGCTGCGACTACGCTCTGCATGTGGGAGTGACTTGGTGGGGTCCCAAG GTGCGAGCAGAGATGGAAAAGCTGGTGAGAGAAAAAGGAGTGAACTCCTTTCAGATGTTCATGGCCTATAAGGACATGTACATGCTGAGGGACAGCGAGCTCTTCCAGGTTCTGCAGCACTGTAAGGACATCGGCGCTGTAGCCAGGGTTCACGCTGAGAACGGGGAGCTAGTGGCAGAG GGTGCAAAGGAAGCACTGGACCTGGGCATCTGTGGTCCTGAGGGGATTGAAATCAGCAGACCTGAAGAG CTGGAAGCAGAAGCAACCCACAGGGCAATTACCATTGCCAATAGG GCCCATTGTCCAGTCTACCTTGTGAATGTGTCCAGCATGTCTGCAGGAGATGTGGTGGCTACAGCAAAAATGCAGG GTAAGGTGGTCCAAGGGGAAACCACCACCGCCCACAGCGTTCTGAATGGTATGCAGTACTACCATCAGGACTGGGCTCATGCTGCCGCCCATGTCACTGTGCCTCCCCTCCGCCTCgacccaagtacccccaactttcTCATGAGCCTTCTGGGAAA TGACACTCTGAATGTCGTGGGGTCCGACCACCGTCCGTTCACCACCAAACAGAAAGCTATGGGCAAGGATGATTTCACAAAGATCCCCCATGGGCTCCCTGGAATCCAGGACCGCATGAGTGTCATCTGGGAGAAAGGAGTG ATCGGAGGTAAAATGGATGAAAATCGCTTTGTGGCGGTCACCAGTTCAAATGCGGCCAAGATCTACAACCTTTACCCCAGGAAAGGCAGGATCATCCCAGGAGCAGATGCTGATGTGGTGGTCTGGGACCCTGAGGGATCCAA AACCATCTCTGTGGATAATCAGGTCCAGGCAGGTGACATAAACCTGTATGAGGGTCTTCGTTGTCACGGCGTCCCCTTGGTCACCATCAGCCGTGGCCGTCTGGTCTATGAAAACGGCATGTTTACGTGTGCTGAAGGCTCTGGAAAGTTTTGTCCACTGAGAACCTTCCCAGATTACCTCTACAAGAAGATGGTTCAGAGGGAAAAG TGCCAGATGATGAAAGCTGTGGAGAGAGAACCATACAATGGAGATGTGGCAGTGGTGAACTCAGGAAAGAGGGACTTTGGGGCTTCAGACCTGGATACTCCATCCCGTCCCACAACCCGGCACGGAGGCATGAGGGATCTCCAGGAGTCCAGCTTCAGCCTCTCTG GTGCTCAGATCGATGACAACATTCCAAAGAGATCCTCGGCCAGGATCCTCGCTCCGCCTGGTGGAAGATCCAGTGGGATCTGGTAA